In Romboutsia lituseburensis, a genomic segment contains:
- a CDS encoding ArsR/SmtB family transcription factor → MKDILNVFKSMGDETRVKILLLLAHKNVCAKGIAKHVNISEAAVSQHIKVLKQNNLITGYKDGYYVIYHINKDLFQKSKDFLGSLINEDLQDYKEKFDIHEFNILDCKTNCKSMKKCCKKRLEEEK, encoded by the coding sequence ATGAAAGACATATTAAATGTATTTAAATCAATGGGTGATGAAACTAGGGTAAAAATACTGTTACTTCTAGCCCATAAAAACGTATGTGCAAAAGGAATAGCAAAACATGTTAACATATCAGAAGCTGCAGTTTCTCAACATATAAAGGTCCTAAAGCAAAATAATCTAATAACTGGATATAAAGATGGTTATTATGTTATATACCATATAAACAAAGACTTATTTCAAAAATCTAAAGATTTTTTAGGATCTTTAATTAATGAAGATTTACAAGATTATAAAGAAAAATTTGATATACATGAATTTAATATATTAGATTGTAAAACAAATTGTAAATCTATGAAAAAATGTTGTAAAAAAAGATTAGAGGAGGAAAAATAA
- a CDS encoding NifB/NifX family molybdenum-iron cluster-binding protein, with the protein MKVCIPVQENKGMESVPFNHFGSAPMFVICDLDNNEVRSIGNGDLGHEHGKCQPIKALSGETVDAVIVGGIGQGAIMKLNSMGIKVYRACEGNVSSNLQMLKENKLNEFPANHSCNHDGCSHH; encoded by the coding sequence ATGAAAGTATGTATACCAGTACAAGAAAACAAAGGAATGGAAAGCGTTCCATTTAATCATTTTGGATCAGCTCCAATGTTTGTTATATGTGATTTAGATAATAATGAAGTTAGATCAATAGGAAATGGTGATTTAGGACATGAACATGGAAAGTGTCAGCCAATAAAAGCTTTATCAGGTGAAACTGTTGATGCAGTTATAGTTGGTGGAATAGGGCAAGGGGCTATAATGAAATTAAACTCTATGGGAATAAAAGTTTATAGAGCTTGCGAAGGTAACGTATCATCAAATTTACAAATGCTAAAAGAAAATAAATTAAATGAGTTTCCTGCAAATCATTCTTGCAATCATGATGGCTGCTCTCATCATTAA
- a CDS encoding SH3 domain-containing protein has protein sequence MSMNKKLRKSLIITLGLTIGGFCATTNSIYAAQNEMVNADSLNVRKGPSIQYETVGSLQKGSVIEILETKDGWSKIKLSEQKEGWVSSDFTVKEKGSVTASKLNIRKGPSTENDKIGSLEKGKAIEILETENNWFKIKLENKKTEEFGWVSSEHIFTESQKIKEEKQKALDAQNTVKNNTIVSNVSSNQSSDTLSNTNSNEENTSSSTNGRTLTVNASAYSGHTITATGTTPKWGTIAVDPSVIPYGTKVYIPMFDKVFIAEDCGGAIKGNKIDIFMNSEQECVNFGRKNIEIKILG, from the coding sequence ATGAGTATGAATAAAAAATTGAGGAAATCATTAATAATAACTTTAGGATTGACGATAGGTGGATTTTGCGCAACTACTAATAGTATATATGCAGCACAAAACGAAATGGTAAATGCTGATAGTCTAAATGTCAGGAAAGGTCCTTCTATACAATATGAAACTGTAGGTTCTTTACAAAAAGGTAGTGTAATAGAAATATTAGAAACTAAAGATGGATGGAGCAAAATTAAACTTTCAGAACAAAAAGAAGGTTGGGTAAGCTCAGACTTTACAGTTAAGGAAAAAGGTAGCGTAACTGCTAGCAAGTTAAATATAAGAAAAGGACCTTCTACTGAGAATGATAAGATAGGATCTTTAGAAAAAGGAAAAGCTATAGAAATATTAGAAACAGAAAATAACTGGTTTAAAATAAAGTTAGAAAATAAAAAGACAGAAGAATTTGGTTGGGTATCTTCAGAACATATATTCACTGAATCTCAAAAGATAAAAGAAGAAAAACAAAAGGCTTTAGATGCACAAAATACAGTTAAAAATAATACTATTGTTTCTAATGTATCATCTAATCAAAGTTCAGATACTTTATCTAATACAAATTCTAATGAAGAAAATACATCTTCATCAACTAATGGTAGAACTTTAACTGTAAATGCAAGTGCATATTCAGGGCATACTATAACTGCTACTGGAACAACACCTAAGTGGGGTACAATAGCTGTTGATCCATCTGTAATACCTTATGGAACTAAAGTATATATACCTATGTTTGATAAAGTATTTATTGCTGAAGACTGTGGTGGTGCTATAAAAGGAAATAAAATAGATATATTTATGAACAGTGAGCAAGAATGTGTAAACTTTGGGAGAAAAAATATAGAAATAAAAATATTAGGATAA
- a CDS encoding phosphate ABC transporter substrate-binding protein, producing the protein MKSKKLLVVFFNILLVLTMAVGCGKSKEQVGSNVTISGSTSVGPLIEKEAESFKKSNSDISVEVNQLGSSAGIKDAINGTVQVGMSSRDLKEEEKNAGLKEVEIAYDGISVITNKANAVNNLTIAQIKDIYTGKIINWKDIGGKDAPIVVVSREDGSGTRDAFQEIVGYKSEELTKDAQIGDGSGNIKSTVTTNENAVGFISFEYIDDSINSLNVDSIEPNAKNVLDGKYKISRPFLLVYKEDKGTEQSKKFIDFILSEEGQKIVEENGLIKIK; encoded by the coding sequence ATGAAAAGTAAAAAGTTATTAGTTGTATTTTTTAACATATTGTTAGTACTTACAATGGCAGTAGGGTGTGGAAAATCTAAAGAGCAGGTAGGTAGCAATGTAACTATATCTGGATCAACTTCAGTAGGTCCACTTATAGAGAAAGAGGCAGAGTCTTTTAAAAAGTCAAATAGTGATATAAGTGTAGAAGTAAATCAACTTGGATCGTCGGCAGGAATAAAGGATGCTATAAATGGAACAGTACAAGTAGGAATGTCATCTCGTGACTTAAAAGAAGAAGAAAAAAATGCTGGACTTAAAGAAGTAGAAATAGCTTATGATGGTATATCAGTTATAACTAATAAAGCAAATGCTGTTAATAACCTTACAATAGCTCAAATAAAAGACATATATACTGGAAAAATAATAAACTGGAAAGATATCGGAGGAAAAGATGCTCCAATAGTTGTAGTAAGTAGAGAAGATGGATCAGGAACTCGTGATGCATTTCAAGAAATAGTTGGTTATAAATCAGAAGAACTTACTAAAGATGCTCAAATAGGAGATGGCTCAGGTAACATAAAATCTACTGTAACAACTAATGAAAATGCAGTAGGATTTATATCATTTGAGTATATAGATGATAGCATAAATTCTTTAAATGTAGATAGTATAGAGCCTAATGCAAAAAATGTATTAGATGGAAAGTATAAAATTTCAAGACCATTTTTACTAGTATATAAAGAAGATAAAGGAACTGAACAATCTAAAAAATTCATAGATTTTATATTAAGTGAAGAGGGACAAAAAATAGTTGAAGAAAATGGTCTAATAAAAATAAAATAA
- the pstC gene encoding phosphate ABC transporter permease subunit PstC, with amino-acid sequence MEGNNQLTNSKDSSNKNKYIVEFITEKIFLISALVAVLSLLLIIGFVFYKGLTPFIVKGYSLSEFLFGTEWIPSNDKFGILPMILGSLYATIGSLIIGAPIGILTATFIVEVAPKKISKFISPAVELLAGIPSVLYGVFGVTFIVPNIQKIFKLPKGQSLFAVIVVLSVMMLPTIITISETAIKAVPKVYKEGSLALGASKTETTFKVILPAAKSGILAAVVLGVGRAIGETMAVILVAGNSPIIPKSIMDSVRLLTTNIALEMGYAFGTHQEMLFATGVVLFMFILILNLILTKISNKAGK; translated from the coding sequence ATGGAAGGGAATAATCAATTAACCAACTCTAAAGATAGTAGTAATAAAAATAAATATATAGTTGAATTTATAACAGAAAAAATATTTTTAATTAGTGCCTTAGTTGCTGTACTTAGTTTACTTTTAATTATAGGATTTGTGTTTTATAAAGGTTTAACACCTTTTATTGTAAAAGGATATTCTTTGTCTGAGTTTTTATTTGGAACAGAGTGGATCCCAAGTAATGACAAATTTGGGATACTACCTATGATATTAGGCTCTCTATATGCAACTATAGGTTCTCTTATAATAGGTGCACCTATAGGAATACTAACAGCAACGTTTATAGTAGAGGTAGCACCGAAAAAGATTAGTAAATTTATTTCACCAGCTGTTGAACTATTAGCAGGTATTCCGTCAGTGTTATATGGAGTTTTTGGAGTTACATTTATTGTTCCTAATATACAAAAGATTTTTAAATTGCCAAAAGGACAAAGTTTATTCGCAGTAATAGTTGTATTGTCAGTAATGATGCTGCCAACCATAATTACTATTTCAGAAACTGCTATCAAGGCAGTTCCAAAGGTATATAAAGAAGGTTCACTAGCACTTGGAGCATCAAAGACAGAAACAACTTTTAAAGTGATACTTCCAGCCGCAAAGTCAGGGATATTAGCGGCAGTTGTACTTGGTGTTGGTCGAGCGATAGGAGAAACAATGGCCGTAATATTAGTAGCAGGGAATTCACCTATAATACCTAAATCTATTATGGATAGTGTAAGATTGCTTACAACAAATATAGCACTAGAAATGGGATATGCATTTGGAACACACCAAGAAATGTTATTTGCAACAGGTGTTGTTTTATTCATGTTTATATTAATACTAAATTTAATATTAACTAAAATCTCAAATAAGGCAGGAAAATAA
- the pstA gene encoding phosphate ABC transporter permease PstA: MRKIKETILNLLVWLCAVFTVAILVTIVGFIFINGIGLITPTFLFSDYSANGQGGILPMIVATLYTIVLSIFIATPIGVLAAVYLQEYAKQGKVVKIIRFATESLAGIPSIVYGLFGGIFFVVVLGLNYSIISGALTVSIIILPLIIRTTEESLKTVPKSYREASLGLGATKFQTLYKVIVPSATPGILSGLILSIGRVIGESAAILLTAGTVAKMPMSIFESARTLTVQAYLVTKEKGNIQEAAAIGIVLIVIILILNILAKLITKKFNKANY, translated from the coding sequence ATGAGAAAAATTAAAGAGACTATTTTAAATTTATTAGTATGGCTATGTGCAGTATTTACAGTAGCGATACTAGTTACAATAGTAGGATTTATATTTATAAATGGAATAGGTTTGATAACACCAACGTTTTTATTTAGTGATTACTCAGCTAATGGTCAAGGTGGAATTTTGCCTATGATCGTAGCTACTTTATATACAATAGTTTTGTCTATATTTATAGCAACTCCTATAGGCGTATTAGCTGCAGTGTATTTACAAGAGTACGCTAAACAAGGTAAAGTAGTAAAAATAATAAGATTTGCAACAGAAAGTTTAGCAGGAATACCATCAATAGTATATGGACTGTTTGGAGGAATATTTTTTGTAGTAGTACTAGGACTTAATTACTCTATAATATCAGGGGCATTGACTGTTTCAATAATAATACTACCATTAATAATACGTACAACAGAAGAATCATTGAAAACAGTTCCCAAAAGTTATAGAGAAGCATCACTGGGGCTTGGAGCTACTAAATTTCAAACACTATATAAGGTAATAGTTCCAAGTGCTACGCCAGGAATACTTTCTGGACTTATATTATCAATAGGAAGAGTAATAGGAGAATCAGCAGCAATTTTACTTACAGCTGGGACAGTAGCGAAAATGCCAATGAGTATATTTGAAAGTGCAAGAACATTAACAGTTCAAGCCTATTTAGTAACAAAAGAAAAAGGAAATATACAAGAAGCGGCAGCAATAGGTATTGTTTTGATAGTTATAATATTAATTTTAAATATTTTAGCTAAATTAATAACTAAGAAATTTAATAAAGCTAATTATTAA
- the pstB gene encoding phosphate ABC transporter ATP-binding protein PstB, with protein sequence MSKISVKNLELYYGDNKALKGIDIDIDENEVTAFIGPSGCGKSTFLRTLNRMNDLIDNVKIKGEIKIDGDDIYKSDDVIKLRTKVGMVFQKPNPFPMSIYDNVAYGPKVHGIKDKTTLDKIVQESLEDAAIWNEVKDRLKTSALGLSGGQQQRICIARAIAMKPEVILMDEPTSALDPISTLKVEELIQEMKGKYTIVIVTHNMQQAARISDKTAFFLSGELVEFDDTKTIFTNPKDSRTEDYITGRFG encoded by the coding sequence ATGTCCAAAATTAGTGTTAAAAATTTAGAATTATATTACGGTGACAATAAAGCTTTAAAGGGGATAGATATAGATATAGATGAAAATGAGGTAACAGCATTTATAGGCCCATCAGGATGTGGAAAATCTACATTTTTAAGGACATTAAATAGAATGAATGATTTAATAGATAATGTAAAGATAAAAGGTGAGATAAAGATTGATGGAGATGACATTTACAAAAGTGATGATGTTATAAAGCTTAGAACTAAAGTAGGAATGGTATTTCAAAAACCAAACCCGTTTCCAATGAGTATATATGATAATGTAGCATATGGGCCTAAGGTGCATGGCATAAAAGATAAAACTACATTGGACAAAATCGTACAAGAAAGTTTAGAAGATGCAGCTATATGGAATGAAGTCAAAGATAGATTAAAAACATCAGCTCTTGGATTATCAGGAGGTCAACAACAACGTATATGTATAGCTAGAGCTATAGCTATGAAACCAGAAGTGATACTTATGGATGAACCAACATCAGCACTTGATCCAATATCAACATTAAAAGTAGAAGAACTTATACAAGAGATGAAGGGTAAATACACGATTGTTATAGTAACTCATAACATGCAACAAGCAGCACGTATCTCTGATAAAACAGCGTTTTTTTTAAGCGGAGAATTAGTTGAATTTGATGATACTAAAACCATATTTACAAACCCTAAAGATTCTAGAACAGAAGACTATATAACAGGGCGATTTGGCTAA
- the phoU gene encoding phosphate signaling complex protein PhoU gives MSLNNLDVNINELIDMTCEMMDKCENIVSKSVDAMVSKDLEASKDILILDDEIDDLREYIREKSIELMALKQPLAKDLRIIYALGSISMELERVGDYAVNIAMETIKIGTEEHVEKLIDIPKMKDVTIGMLKSAKNALKNNDPKLAHKTGLQDDVVDELYSAVHIDALSAMHKNKHNINQGVKLLFVGRYLERIGDHITNICEFVIYAINGKMIEID, from the coding sequence GTGAGTTTAAACAATTTAGATGTAAACATAAATGAATTAATAGATATGACATGTGAAATGATGGATAAGTGTGAAAATATAGTGTCAAAATCAGTAGATGCTATGGTATCAAAAGATTTAGAGGCCTCTAAAGATATTTTGATTCTAGATGATGAAATAGACGATTTAAGAGAATATATAAGAGAAAAAAGTATTGAACTAATGGCACTTAAACAACCTTTAGCAAAAGATTTAAGAATAATCTATGCACTAGGATCTATATCTATGGAGCTTGAAAGAGTTGGAGATTATGCTGTAAATATAGCTATGGAAACTATAAAAATAGGAACTGAGGAGCATGTAGAAAAGCTTATAGATATTCCTAAGATGAAGGATGTAACTATAGGAATGTTAAAAAGTGCGAAGAATGCTTTAAAGAATAATGATCCGAAGCTAGCCCATAAAACCGGATTACAAGATGATGTGGTAGATGAATTATATAGTGCAGTTCATATAGACGCCTTAAGCGCGATGCACAAAAATAAACATAATATAAATCAAGGAGTGAAGCTTTTATTTGTAGGTCGATATCTAGAAAGAATAGGTGATCATATTACAAATATATGTGAATTTGTAATATATGCAATAAATGGAAAAATGATAGAGATAGATTAA
- a CDS encoding MerR family transcriptional regulator, which produces MTITEVSEKFGFSQDTLRYYEKIGLIANINRDNRVRRNYLKEDCNGIEFIKCMRRAGLAIETLIEYAEI; this is translated from the coding sequence ATGACGATTACAGAAGTAAGTGAGAAATTTGGATTTTCTCAAGACACATTACGTTATTATGAAAAAATAGGACTTATAGCGAATATAAATCGTGATAACAGAGTAAGAAGAAACTATTTAAAAGAAGATTGTAATGGGATAGAGTTTATTAAATGTATGAGGAGGGCAGGTCTTGCTATTGAAACCTTAATAGAGTATGCTGAAATATGA
- a CDS encoding GNAT family N-acetyltransferase, producing the protein MKQILELEKYKLIKLAKVLTLSLEKDPLYINLFPDENKRKKYLDRFFEMRIKYGLKYGRVYTISDKYEGVLIILPGEDVMTPIKVFRSGGIKLIGTLGRNNMKKLVDILDYLYTKEKLYMRDNFIKISLIGINPIYQNKGYGSHMIKYILKQIEGQNISCYLETQNFINLNFYEKLGFKILETGNMPVENVSYWCMMKK; encoded by the coding sequence ATGAAACAAATATTAGAATTAGAAAAATATAAATTAATTAAATTAGCGAAGGTTCTTACTTTATCCTTAGAGAAGGATCCATTATATATAAACTTATTTCCGGATGAAAACAAAAGGAAAAAATATTTAGATCGCTTTTTTGAAATGAGAATTAAATATGGTTTGAAATATGGAAGAGTATACACAATTTCAGATAAATATGAAGGTGTACTAATAATACTACCTGGTGAAGATGTGATGACACCTATAAAGGTATTTAGATCAGGCGGTATAAAGTTAATCGGCACTTTAGGTAGAAATAATATGAAAAAATTAGTTGATATTTTAGACTACTTATATACAAAAGAAAAGCTATATATGAGAGATAACTTTATAAAGATATCGCTAATAGGTATTAATCCAATATACCAAAATAAAGGATATGGTAGCCATATGATAAAGTATATTTTAAAACAAATTGAAGGCCAAAACATTTCATGTTATTTAGAAACTCAAAATTTTATAAATTTAAATTTTTACGAGAAACTTGGATTTAAAATATTAGAAACTGGCAATATGCCAGTAGAAAATGTTTCATATTGGTGCATGATGAAAAAATAA
- a CDS encoding TIGR00266 family protein, whose product MRSHEVDFKLYGDDMQFVEIELDPKETVVAEAGAMMMMDQDITMETIFGDGSKNGGSKLFGAAKRMLTGESLFMTAFTNDGYNKQKVSFASPYPGKIIPVDLAQIGGKLVCQKDAFLCAAKGVSIGIDFRKKLGVGFFGGEGFILQKLEGDGLCFIHAGGTIVKKELDPGEKLRVDTGCLVAMTKDINYNIEFVGGVKNSLFGGEGLFLASLTGPGSVWIQSLPFSRLASRVFASAPQVAGDGRDEGSILGSLGSLFER is encoded by the coding sequence ATGAGATCACATGAAGTTGACTTTAAGTTGTATGGAGATGATATGCAGTTTGTAGAAATAGAGCTAGATCCTAAAGAGACAGTTGTTGCTGAGGCTGGAGCTATGATGATGATGGATCAAGATATTACTATGGAAACTATATTTGGTGATGGTAGCAAAAATGGAGGCTCTAAACTATTTGGTGCTGCAAAAAGAATGCTAACAGGTGAAAGTCTTTTCATGACAGCTTTTACAAATGATGGATATAATAAACAAAAAGTATCATTTGCTTCTCCTTATCCAGGTAAAATAATTCCTGTTGATTTAGCACAAATTGGCGGTAAACTAGTTTGTCAAAAAGATGCATTTTTATGTGCCGCTAAAGGGGTAAGTATTGGTATAGATTTTAGAAAAAAACTAGGAGTTGGCTTCTTTGGTGGAGAAGGATTTATTCTTCAAAAACTTGAAGGAGATGGACTTTGCTTTATACATGCGGGTGGTACTATTGTAAAAAAAGAGTTAGATCCAGGAGAAAAATTAAGAGTCGATACTGGTTGTTTAGTTGCTATGACTAAAGATATTAACTATAATATAGAATTTGTTGGTGGAGTAAAAAATAGTTTATTTGGTGGTGAAGGATTATTTTTAGCTAGCTTAACAGGTCCAGGTAGTGTATGGATTCAGAGTTTACCATTTAGTAGACTTGCTTCTAGAGTCTTTGCTTCTGCTCCACAAGTTGCTGGAGATGGCAGAGATGAAGGAAGTATTTTAGGTTCTTTAGGTAGCTTATTTGAAAGATAG
- a CDS encoding nitroreductase family protein has product MLKWVYSTLLIKAAMQAPSSKNSQPWEFVVIDDKVVLHQLSKVQHRAKHIKDDPICIAVLGNKERFLKAGKWIQDLGASGKISY; this is encoded by the coding sequence ATGCTAAAATGGGTATATAGTACTTTATTAATAAAAGCGGCAATGCAAGCTCCATCTTCAAAAAATTCTCAACCATGGGAGTTTGTTGTAATAGATGATAAAGTAGTATTACATCAACTATCAAAAGTGCAGCATAGAGCTAAACATATAAAAGATGATCCTATATGTATAGCAGTTCTTGGGAATAAAGAACGATTTTTAAAAGCTGGTAAATGGATACAAGATCTAGGGGCAAGTGGCAAAATATCCTACTAG
- a CDS encoding TatD family hydrolase: MYIDFHNHLDFYTNETIDKAINIINNEEIKTIACSMDEKSYIKNLEISNKSKYIIPIFGIHPWKVDKGIYNLEKLEKYIKTTPLIGEVGLDFHWVEDKSTYENQIRVFKYFLDCAKKYKKYINVHTKGAEKLVLDLIKKYDISNQTIIHWYSGDKDTLLKLIDLKCYFTASVDLYSNTKTIEIIKEIPVNKLLAETDGPIALEWVNGVYGMPNEIKKVYRHICKVKCVDLEEFQFSCKENLMKIINSIYK; this comes from the coding sequence ATGTACATAGACTTTCATAATCACTTAGATTTTTATACAAATGAAACAATTGATAAGGCAATAAATATAATCAATAACGAGGAGATAAAAACAATAGCCTGTTCAATGGATGAAAAAAGTTATATTAAAAATTTAGAAATATCAAATAAAAGCAAATATATTATACCGATATTTGGAATACATCCATGGAAGGTTGATAAAGGAATATACAATTTAGAAAAGCTAGAAAAATATATAAAAACAACTCCATTAATTGGAGAAGTAGGCTTGGATTTTCATTGGGTAGAAGATAAATCAACTTATGAAAATCAAATAAGGGTATTTAAATACTTTTTAGACTGTGCAAAAAAATACAAAAAATACATAAATGTACATACTAAAGGTGCAGAAAAACTAGTACTAGATTTAATAAAAAAGTATGATATTTCTAACCAAACAATAATACATTGGTATTCTGGAGATAAAGATACTTTATTAAAATTAATAGATTTAAAGTGCTATTTTACAGCAAGTGTAGATTTATATTCAAATACGAAAACAATAGAAATAATAAAAGAGATACCAGTAAATAAGCTATTGGCAGAAACAGATGGTCCAATAGCATTAGAATGGGTCAATGGTGTTTATGGAATGCCTAATGAAATTAAAAAAGTATATAGACATATATGTAAAGTTAAATGTGTAGATTTAGAAGAGTTTCAATTTAGTTGCAAAGAAAATTTAATGAAGATTATCAATAGTATATATAAATAA